A window from Scyliorhinus canicula chromosome 19, sScyCan1.1, whole genome shotgun sequence encodes these proteins:
- the LOC119954159 gene encoding uncharacterized protein LOC119954159 isoform X2, which yields MLGTLMTVLFLLARMVGKFGTGLFRDEHLHYRVYQPLPWYIRNNSRYRRSSRVNEGGARRSSINSSKGITQPLSEEKKGFTEANSERAAVTIQTQYRRYQQRKNEGRNS from the exons ATGCTGGGTACCTTGATGACAGTGCTCTTCCTTCTTGCCAGGATGGTTGGGAAG TTTGGGACCGGGCTGTTCCGGGACGAACATCTCCACTATCGGGTGTACCAGCCGCTGCCCTGGTACATACGGAACAACAGTCGGTATCGCAGATCCAGTCGGGTGAATGAG GGTGGAGCTCGACGCAGCAGCATTAACTCCTCGAAGG GGATAACACAACCTTTGTCAGAAGAAAAGAAGGGTTTCACGGAAGCCAACTCCGAGCGAGCAGCCGTAACCATCCAGACACAGTATAGGAGGTACCAGCAACGGAAAAATGAGGGAAGGAATTCATAA
- the LOC119954159 gene encoding uncharacterized protein LOC119954159 isoform X1, whose protein sequence is MLGTLMTVLFLLARMVGKFGTGLFRDEHLHYRVYQPLPWYIRNNSRYRRSSRVNEGGARRSSINSSKGRSQTGITQPLSEEKKGFTEANSERAAVTIQTQYRRYQQRKNEGRNS, encoded by the exons ATGCTGGGTACCTTGATGACAGTGCTCTTCCTTCTTGCCAGGATGGTTGGGAAG TTTGGGACCGGGCTGTTCCGGGACGAACATCTCCACTATCGGGTGTACCAGCCGCTGCCCTGGTACATACGGAACAACAGTCGGTATCGCAGATCCAGTCGGGTGAATGAG GGTGGAGCTCGACGCAGCAGCATTAACTCCTCGAAGGGTAGGTCACAGACCG GGATAACACAACCTTTGTCAGAAGAAAAGAAGGGTTTCACGGAAGCCAACTCCGAGCGAGCAGCCGTAACCATCCAGACACAGTATAGGAGGTACCAGCAACGGAAAAATGAGGGAAGGAATTCATAA
- the LOC119954159 gene encoding uncharacterized protein LOC119954159 isoform X3 has translation MQSDYQFSDRANSFLKDRFTLKELITYSVSSYFQKGGARRSSINSSKGRSQTGITQPLSEEKKGFTEANSERAAVTIQTQYRRYQQRKNEGRNS, from the exons ATGCAATCAGACTATCAGTTTTCAGACAGAGCAAACTCCTTTTTGAAAG ATAGATTCACGTTGAAGGAACTCATCACTTATTCGGTCTCTTCTTACTTTCAAAAGGGTGGAGCTCGACGCAGCAGCATTAACTCCTCGAAGGGTAGGTCACAGACCG GGATAACACAACCTTTGTCAGAAGAAAAGAAGGGTTTCACGGAAGCCAACTCCGAGCGAGCAGCCGTAACCATCCAGACACAGTATAGGAGGTACCAGCAACGGAAAAATGAGGGAAGGAATTCATAA